The sequence aacaaacgtcccaacaacaactacaataaccgtctcaacaacaataacaaaaacaaccacaacagcaacaataacaatttcaacaacaatcccaataacaacaatggcaacaaaaaccaaaaacaaccatgccaaagatgtgaagagaatcacctggggttctgcacgacattttgcaacaggtgtaaaagaaatggtcatagcgcgaagaagtacgaaatctacggaccaatgcataatagaactaaagggacaaataatgtcggaaccaataacaccgccatagtttgttttggatgtggaaaaccgggccactttagtagaaattgactgaatcagggaaatactaatgagcagggccgcggaagagttttcaatattaatacggcagaagcgcaggaaggcacggagcttgttacgggtacgtttctcattgacaataaatctgcttatgttttatttgattcgggtgcagatagaagctatatgagtagagatttttgtgctaaactaagttattcaccgacacccttggataataaatttttacttgaattagtaaacggtaaattaattacagcagataatatatgtcagaattgagaaattaaactggttagcgaaacatttaagattgacttgataccagtagagttagggagttttgatgtgataatcggtatggactggttgaaagaagtgaaagcagagatcgtttgttacaaaaatgcaattcacattatacgagaaaaaggaaaacccttaatggtgtacggagaaaagagcaacgtgaagttaaatcttattagtaacctgaaggcacaaaaactaataagaaaaggttgctatgctgtgctagcacacatcgagaaaatcaattccgaagaaaaaaacatcaatgatgttcccgtcgtaaaagaatttcccgatgtatttctgaaagaattaccgggactacctccacaccgatccgttgaatttcaaatagaccttgtaccgggatctgcatcaatagctcgtgctccatacagactcgcacccagcgaaatgaaggaacttcagagccaattacaagaacttttagagcgtggtttcattcgaccaagcacatcaccgtggggagctcctgttttatttgttaagaagaaggatggtacatttaggttgtgcatcaactaccgagagttgagaaaacttaccatcaagaaccgctacccactaccgagaatcgatgacttatttgatcaactacaaggctcgtcactttattcgaagattgatttacgttctggatatcatcaaatgcgggtgaaggaggatgatattccaaaaactgcttttaggacgcgttacggtcattacgagtttatggttatgccgtttggattaaaaaacgcaccagctgtgttcatggacctcatgaaccgagtgtgtgggccatatcttgacaagtttgtcattgttttcatcgatgacatacttatttactcgaagaatgatcaagagcacgaagaacatttgagaaaagtgctagagtttctgagaaaagaaaaactgtacgctaagttttcaaagtgtgcattttggttggaggaagttcaattcctcggtcatatagtgaacaaagaaggtattcaggtggatccagcaaagattgaaaccattgaaaagtgggaaaccccgaaaactccgaaacacatacgccaatttttagggctagctggttattacaggagattcatccaagatttttccaaaatagcaaaacccttgactgcattaacgcataaagggaggaaatttgaatggaaggatgaacaagaaaaagtgtttcaattgttgaagaaaaagttaactacggcacctatattgtcattacctaaagggaatgatgattttgtgatatattgtgatgcctcaaagcaaggtctcggttgtgtattaatgcaacgaacgaaagtaattacttatgcgtatagacaattgaagattcacgaacataattatacgacgcatgatttggaattaggcgtggttgtttttgcattaaagacttagaggcactacttatatggggtcaaaagtattatatataccgaccacaaaagtcttcaacacatatttaatcagaaacaactgaacatgaggcagcgcagatggattgaactgttgaatgattacgactttaagattcgttaccacccggggaaggcgaatgtggtagctgacgctttgagtagaaaggacagagaacccattcgagtaaaagctatgaatataatgaatcacaataaccttactactcaaataaaggaggcgcaacaaggagttttaaaagagggaaatttaaaggatgaaatacccaaaggatcggagaaacatcttaatattcgggaagacggaacccggtatagggctgaaagaatttgggtaccaaaatttggagatatgagagaaatggtacttagagaagctcataaaaccagatactcaatacatcctggaacagggaagatgtacaaggatcttaagaaacatttttggtggccgggtatgaaagccgatgttgctaaatacataggagaatgtttgacgtgttccaaggtcaaagcggagcatcagaaaccatcaggtctacttcaacaacccgaaatcccagaatggaaatgggagaacattaccatggatttcatcactaaattgccaaggactgcaagtggttttgatactatttgggtaataattgatcgtctcaccaaatcagcacactttctgccaataagagaagatgacaagatggagaaattagcacgattgtatttgaaggaagtcacctccagacatggaatgccgatctctattatctctgatagggatggcagatttatttcaagattctggcagacattacagcaagcattaggaactcgtctagacatgagtactgcttatcatccacaaactgatgggcagagcgaaaggacgatacaaacgcttgaagacatgctacgagcatgtgttattgatttcggaaacagttgggatcgacacctttcgttaacagaatttttctacaacaatagctaccattcaagcattgagatggcgccgtttgaagcactgtatggtagaaagtgcaggtctccgatttgttggagtgaagtgggggatagacagattacgggtccggagataatacaagaaactatcaagaagatcatccaaattcaacaacggttgaaaaccgcccaaagtcgacaaaagagctacgctgacattaaaagaaaagatatagaattcaaaATTGGAGAGatcgtcatgcttaaagttgcaccttggaaaggtgttgttctatttggtaaacgagggaaattaaatccaaggtatattggaccattcaagattattgatcgtgtcggaccagtagcttactgacttgagttacctcaacaactcgcggctgtacataacactttccacatctcgaatttgaagaaatgttttactaaagaagaactcactattccgttagacaaaatccaaatcaacgaaaaacttcaattcatcgaagaacccgtcgaaataatggatcgtgagattaaaagacttaagtaaaacaagataccaattgttaaggttcgatggaatgctcatagaggacctgagtttacttgggaacgagaagattagataaaaaagaaatacccgcacctatttccagaagatacgtcaacacctccaactgcttaaaatttcgggatgaaatttatttaacgggtaggtactgtagtgacccgaacttttccatgtttatatatattaaatgaaatttttatttacatgattaagtgtttccaacatgttaagcaatcaaacttgttaagacttgattaattgaaataggtttcatatagacaattgaccacccaagttgaccgatgattcacgaacgttaaaacttgtaaaaactatatgatgacatatatatgattatatatatagttaacatgatattatgataagcaagtatctcattaggtattttaacaatgagttatacacataaaattgagtttattgaattaagaaactcgaaacgatatatataacgattatcgttataacaacgtcttactaaatacaaatgaatcatattaagatattgatacactatttttaatcatgataaatgataagtaaacatgtcattaagtgtattaacaatgaacttcatatgtaaaaacaagactactaacttaatgatttcgaaacgagacatatatgtaacgattatcgttgtaacgacatttaactgtatatatatcatactaagatatattatatatcataatatcatgataatgtaataatttaacatctctttagatataataaacaatgggttaacaacaattaacaagatccttaacctaaaggtttcaaaacaacacttacatgtaacgactaacgatgacttaacgactcagttaaaatgtatttacatgtagtgttttaatatgtattcatacacttttgaaagacttcaagacacttatcaaaatacttctacttaacaaaaatgcttacaattacatcctcgttcagtttcatcaacaattctactcgtatgcacccgtattcgtactcgtacaatacacagcttttagatgtatgtaatattggtatatatactctaatgatcagctcctagcagcccatgtgagtcacctaacacatgtgggaaccatcatttagcaattagcatgaaatatctcataaaattacaaaaaaaatgagtaatcattcatgacttatttacatgtaaacaaaattacacatcctttatatctaatctatataccaacgactaaaaacacctacaaacactttcattcttcaattttcttcatctaattgatctctctcaagttctatcttcatgttctaagtgttcttcataaattctataagttctagtttcataaaatcaagaatacttccaagtttgctagcttacttccaatcttgtaaagtgatcatccatcctcaagaaatctttcttatttacagtaagatatctttctaatacaaggtaatactcatattcaaactttgattcaatttctataactataacaatcttatttcgagtggaaatcttacttgaacttgttttcgtgtcatgattctgcttcaagaactttcaagccatccaaggatcctttgaagctagatctatttttctcatttccagtaggtttaactactaaaattaaggtaatgatgttcataacatcattcgattcatacatataaaactatcttattcgaagatttaaacttgtaatcactagaacatagtttagttaattctaaacttgttcacaaataaagttaatccttctaacttgacttttaaaatcaactaaacacatgttctatatctatatgatatgctaacttaatgatttaaaacttggaaacacgaaaaaaataccgtaaaaccggacatacgccgtcgtagtaacaccgcgggctgttttgggtttgataattaaaaactatgataaactttgatttaaaagttgttcttccgggaaaatgatttttcttatgaacatgaaactatatccaaaaatcatggttaaactcaaagtggaagtatgttttctaaaatggtcatcaagacgtcgttctttcgactgaaatgactacctcttacaaaaatgacttgtaacatatatttctgactataaacctatactttttatatttagattcataaaatagagttcaatatgaaaccatagcaatttgattcattcaaaacggatttaaaacgaagaagttatgggtaaaacaagattggatattttttgattgttgtaactacgggaaatattgtaacaattctatacaaatcatatcctagctaacttatattgtattatacatgtattctaatatattatgtaatcttgggataccatagacacgtatgcaaatgttttgacatatcatatcgacccatctatatatattatttggaacaaccatagacactctatatgcagtaatgttagagttagctatacagggttgaggttgattctaaaaatatatatgctttgagttgtgatctagcctgagacgtgtatacactgggtcatggattgattcaagataatatatcgatttatttctgtacatctaactgtggacaactagttgtaggttactaacgaggacagctgacttaataaacttaaaatcattataacgtaataaaaatatgttgtaaatatattttgaacatactttgatatatatgtacatatttattataggttcgtgaatcgaccagtggccaagtcttactttccgacgaagtaaaaatctgtgaaagtgagttatagtcccacttttaaaatctaatatttttgagatgagaatacatgcagctttataaatgttttacaaaatagacacaagtacatgaaactactttctatggttgaacgatcgaagccgaatatgccccttttacttggtaacctaagaattagtaaaccagtctactaattgacgcgaatcctaaagatagatctattttgcccaacaaaccccatccgttgttgcggatgctttagtacttcgatgttattttatcatgttcgatggatgtcccgaaatgataggggatattcttatatgcatcttgttaatgtcggttgccaggtgttcaccatatgaatgaattttatatctatgtatgggatgtatattgaaatatgaaatcttgtggtctattattatgatttaataatatataggttaaacctataactcaccaacatttttgttaactttttaagcatgtttattctcatgtgattattaagagctttcgctgttgcatactaaaataaggacaagatttggagtccatgcttgtatgatattgtgtaaaaactgcattcaagaaacttatttttgatgtaatatattcttattgtaaaccattatgtaatggtcgtgtgtaaacggtatattttagattatcattatttgataatctacgtaatgctttttaaacctttatcgataaaataaaggttatggttattttaaaaatgaatgcagtctttgaaaaacgtctcatatagaggtcaaaacctcgcgacgaaatcaattaatatggaacgtttataatcaatatgaacgggacatttcacaattgtCGTTACattaacatttcatttgatatcTAACTGATTCCTTATATTAACAACCCGCCAACAATAATTATTTCTTTAGCCATCGAAGCCTGAATACCTGTTAACGACTAATTTTTCCCCATGTGCCCGTACCCCACTGAAAACAACCAGCGAATTATAAAactatacaatttaacttatcaaaGAACTAACACAGCAGAAAAAAGTAAAAACTATATGCTATTAGGTCAAAAATATAAATGATAAACAGAGAGAGAATGTGTGTGAGAGAGAGTGAGGGTGAGTGGATTCGAATTGAAAGGAAGAAGGGTGCACGCATGGATTCAACGAGAGATCGATTCGGGTACATGGAAAACAATGAGATTCGTTTGAGAGGGACAACCAAACCAAAGGTGACTTCATTCATGATATTCAACTTTCCCGATTCATGGACGGTGACAAATCTATGGTGGATGTTCAAAACACATGGTATCATCAGTGACGTCTTCATTCCTAAGAAGAAATTTGCAAGTGGATAACGGTCCGGATTCGCTAGATTTGAGCGTATTCTTGACGCTGAAATCTTCCTGTTGAAACTAAACAAGATTGCTTTTGAAGATGGGAGATTTCTAAGAGCATTCAAAGCACTAGAAAGGAAACCAAGAAATATCCAAGATAACCAAAACCATAATTACAACATAAATAACCATAACACAAATAACCAAAACCGGAACCAAAACCTCCAGAAAGAACTACAACACAATCCAAATCCTAATGAGAGAAAAGGTTTCTTCTCGAATGCAAGGGATGGCAGAAATTTTGAGGAAGTTGTTAGAGGAGTAAATCAGACTGACATGTGACAAGCAGTCAGAGTTAATAACCATGGTGAGGACATGGGGTTAGAAAGAACGGTACATATTGAGGATACCAATGATAACACAGAACTGCTTAATAGGACTCTAGTGGGTGAGGTTAAGAAATTTGAACTGTTAGATCAAATTAAACTCTTATGTGAAGCAGAAGGACTTTATGATCTTTCGGTCAAATATTTGGGCGGATTAGAGATGATGTTGGTTTGCAATACCTTCGAGGCAGCGAATGGCATTCTCGAAGACGAAAATCATGGAATTAAAAGATGGTTTTCTTCCCTAAAAAGGTGGGAGTATTCAGAGCTGAATCTAGGTAGACTTATTTGGGTAAAGGTAATTGGTGTTCCTGTAACATGTTGGTATGAAAATGCATTCAAAAAGATTGTCGAATGGTGGGGGCCGATTCTAGATACCAGGAACTGCAATCTAGAGGGTAACCAAAATCTTCTATATGGGAAGGTCCTTATCAAGATAAGATGCTCGGTGATAATTAATAATACTGTCAAGATCAAGCATAGAGGAATAATTTTTAGGGTGAAGGTAATCGAAGATCCAAACGATATGTTTAAAGTAAAGCTTGAAGACGAGAATGAAGATTCAAGCACATGGGTCTCGAAAAACTACTCttcagattatgattatgataattctGTTAACGATGATTTAGACGAGGTGATAGAAATTATTCCAGATGATCCTCATGAAAACTCACCAAATCATAAATCGAAAAACAGACCGGAATTTAATGAGGAGGCGAGTGACAATTTTTCGGCAATGGGTGGCGTGGAACCGTTGATGGAACAAGGCTCGAGGCGCGTGGATACAGTCAAATCCTTCTCGACAATAGAGGAAACTCTTCAGATTCCAATAAATAGCAATAATGGAAGCATTGGAAATAACATGGGAAAAGAAGGCAAAAAGGCTGCAGATAATTGCTACGCCAATAACTTAAATCCAATCGACACATATAATGTTGAACCCAATAAGGCCCAACGTGATACTCAAGAATCCAGTAATGAGTATTATATTCGGCCCACCGTTGAGGTTACAAAGCCCAATTGTAAAGGGCCATGCTTCGATATGGATTCATTTATAATGGGCTTTCCCTAGAGGAATACAGAGATAATCTATTCGATGATGGATTCATAAGGCCCAACGACCTTCATGGACTTGCAGATCCAAATCGATTTAATGTATCGAATCATTCTCCACAGCCTGAGCCTGGTCCCTCTTCTGAAATTAATCGAGATTTACCTAATTCAGATAACCCTTCGTTGAACAAAGATTTCCCAGATCAAAAATCAAAAGCGAAATCGACTTCAATCTCTTCACAATCGAGCTCTTCTTACACTTCGATCTGGAAGCGTATTTCAATTTGGAAAGGCTCTTTAAAACTCTTATTTGCCAAGTCCTGTGCAAGAAAGATCCACGCCTCTAAAGTCATCAAAAAGAAGAAAACACCAAGTACAAATCTGAAGAAGGAGCAAGAGAGCGAAGAAAGTACAATCTGATGTTGCTTCAAAAACCTCAAGTGATGAAAGTGTGAACATTTCGGATTTCAGGAAAAGGATCGGTATTCAAATTGATGAAGCTCCTCCTGCTTCCCATTAATTCTCAGGTTTCGTGTTTTGTCGTTCACTATTATGTTTTTTAATGAAGATTATGTTTGTCAATGTTCGAGGCTTTAAAAAAGATGGTAAGATTAGTTGGTTTAGGCAAATGAGGTTAGAAGAGAATCCGAAAATTGTGGCAATTCAGGAATCCAAATGTGGGGATGTCGATGAAGGATGGATTGAATAGATTTGGGGGTCGTCTAATTTCAACTTTATCCAATAATAGGACAGAGGTAGGTAGGGAGGTATGCTACTAATTTGGGAGCCGAATTATTTTGGGGTAACTCAAGCGGTATAAGGGGAGTTTTTCCTTGCAATCAAAGGGCGTTGGAAAGGTGAGGTCAGCGAAATGATTATAGTTAACGTATATGGTCCACACAACTATATAAAGAAGAAAGAGATGTGGAATTCGTTAGAAAAATTACTCGAGTTTGACAACGATAATTGGGTACTGTGTGGAGATTTCAACGAGGTTAGGAATGAAGATGAACGGCGTAATTGTATTTTCAATGCTAGAAGAGCTACAATATTTAATACATTTATGAACAATTCGAAACTCATTGAGGTGCCATTAGAGGGTAAGAGATTTACTAGAATTTGGGATAACGGACGTAGGTTCAGCAAATTGGATCGGTTTCTAGTATCAGAACATTTTTTGCTTCGGTGGGGTGACTTATACGTTTCAGCTCTTAATCGCAAGGACACCGATCACTGCCCACTTGTATTGCGAAATAAATGGATTGATTTTGGTCCTAAGCGCACCAGGGTATTCGATGTCTGGCTTGACCATAAAGAGGCTGATAAAATCATATCCAAAACTTGGGATAAATCTGTAGAAGGCAATAGGGCGGACTTGATTTTCTGCAGGAAATTGAAAGCTACTAGATTTGCTTTACCGAGTAAATCTACTTTTGGTAAAATTGATTCAGAAAGTGAGGAATACAGAAAAGAAGCAGCTATATGGGAATCGAGAGCTGAATCTTCGGATTTAGAAGAGTCTGATCGGTCAAAGTGGATGGACGTGatgggaaaaaggttgaaaaaggaaGCTGAAAAACGGAATATGATGAAACAAAAGGCACGGGTCAAATGGGCAACCGACGGGGAAGAAAATTCCAAGTTTTTTCATGCTTATATTAGAAGACGCACCTGCAAAAATAATATTCATGGTTTGAATATCAATGGCAAATGGGAAGAAGATCCTGGTCAATCAAAGACGAGATCTTTCGTTACTATAAAGCTGTTTTC comes from Rutidosis leptorrhynchoides isolate AG116_Rl617_1_P2 chromosome 4, CSIRO_AGI_Rlap_v1, whole genome shotgun sequence and encodes:
- the LOC139841079 gene encoding uncharacterized protein, with product MIIVNVYGPHNYIKKKEMWNSLEKLLEFDNDNWVLCGDFNEVRNEDERRNCIFNARRATIFNTFMNNSKLIEVPLEGKRFTRIWDNGRRFSKLDRFLVSEHFLLRWGDLYVSALNRKDTDHCPLVLRNKWIDFGPKRTRVFDVWLDHKEADKIISKTWDKSVEGNRADLIFCRKLKATRFALPSKSTFGKIDSESEEYRKEAAIWESRAESSDLEESDRSKWMDVMGKRLKKEAEKRNMMKQKARVKWATDGEENSKFFHAYIRRRTCKNNIHGLNINGKWEEDPGETSHGCNTSFVSLIPKKQDSVELGDYRPISLIGGYYKIIAKLLSNRLRKVVPNLVGDEQTAFLRGKSILDGVLILNEAVDESKRCKAKTFLFKADFSKAFDSLKWKFLFDIMRLMGFGSRWIKWIFSCLRYASISVLVNGSPTKEFKLEKGVRQGDPLSPFLFILASEGLNMIIKNASNDGLFEGVDIGKDKVRLTHLQYADDTIFIGEWRRRNIHNVMLILKSFEELSGLELMPLNAVYSGWASHP